In Candidatus Epulonipiscium viviparus, one DNA window encodes the following:
- a CDS encoding ABC transporter permease: MKKLIIPLISLLISLLAGVVVILIIGRNPITAYQNLLQGSGLWPKPSYAGFKSMFTDFMVFLNTLTPMIFAALAVVVAFKAGLFNIGVASQMLLAGFIATITVGYSSLNPFIAKPLVVVIGMVVGALVAGLIGYLKYKFNINEVVSSIMFNYIIQYVVSYFINTKYIDVVSRQSRNINAAASLTLKNVEAANLKMDIPLGFILAIIAVCVIEFIGNRTKIGYEVDVVGKSKEAATYAGIRVGATLIKSMLLSGALAGLAGVTYYLGLNWSIQPRVLPTVGFDAIAVALFGNLTAAGSFVASFIVTIITKGSAYMSSISKVPAEIASVITALILLCSASGAYIKFKKGGF, from the coding sequence ATGAAAAAATTAATAATACCGCTTATATCACTGTTAATCAGTTTGTTAGCTGGCGTAGTCGTTATTCTTATAATAGGAAGAAACCCGATTACAGCGTATCAGAATTTGTTGCAGGGATCGGGGTTGTGGCCGAAACCTTCGTATGCAGGATTTAAGAGCATGTTTACGGACTTTATGGTGTTTCTGAATACGCTGACACCAATGATTTTTGCGGCATTGGCAGTGGTTGTAGCATTTAAGGCAGGTCTATTTAATATTGGAGTTGCATCTCAGATGCTGCTGGCAGGATTTATAGCAACGATTACAGTTGGATACAGCTCTCTAAATCCATTTATTGCGAAGCCACTTGTTGTCGTTATCGGAATGGTTGTGGGAGCTTTAGTTGCAGGATTGATCGGATATTTGAAATATAAATTTAATATTAACGAAGTAGTTTCGAGTATTATGTTTAATTACATTATCCAATATGTTGTAAGTTATTTCATAAATACTAAGTATATAGATGTTGTTTCGAGACAATCTAGAAACATAAATGCGGCGGCATCATTAACACTTAAAAATGTTGAGGCAGCGAATCTGAAAATGGACATTCCACTGGGATTTATTCTGGCCATTATTGCCGTATGTGTGATTGAGTTTATAGGAAATCGTACTAAAATAGGATATGAAGTGGATGTTGTAGGTAAGAGTAAGGAGGCCGCGACATACGCTGGAATTCGTGTGGGAGCTACTCTTATCAAGTCTATGTTATTGTCTGGGGCATTGGCAGGATTGGCAGGCGTAACGTATTACCTGGGGCTTAACTGGTCTATTCAACCACGCGTATTGCCGACTGTGGGATTTGACGCCATCGCAGTGGCATTATTTGGAAATTTGACAGCAGCAGGGAGTTTCGTGGCTTCATTTATCGTTACAATTATTACCAAAGGTAGTGCGTATATGAGCTCGATTTCAAAAGTTCCAGCGGAGATCGCATCGGTGATTACAGCATTGATTTTGTTATGTAGTGCAAGTGGCGCGTATATTAAATTTAAAAAGGGAGGCTTTTAG